One genomic segment of Paenibacillus durus includes these proteins:
- a CDS encoding response regulator transcription factor, translating into MYRVMLVDDEKGIRDSIKAKINWEDAGFQIAYEASGGGEALDLLEKGPLPHLLLSDIRMPKMNGIELISLCKERYPGLRTAVLSGYSDFEYLKAAIQLGVKDYLLKPVARGELTEMLGRIAEDIRSEQERLRASEQERHQKNEQLLMLQEHYLLQLVKDEWYSLSAVKERLQQLQLAPLAADGFKARFAAVEMRVPPDRLGVSRERRDLMNLAFQMLCRETASRREGIYPFPEIAHSSMMYFLIMMEDGKPENSAKKFVAELKRNISEYLNVDSVAGIGEKAEGWDALKNGYASCMLAWSRSTVHEHKESGQTGLLELTNAFTPEMERRLVQAIENLDMPAFRRQLQTVFSTERDTPVFAFTFLALRMLLLFSSVAKKFELGDSSLQKHLWNCQMTISDYQSRAGIMGQIDELAGLVMEEVKKTRFSSGQHIVEAVRQYVEENFCYELNLSSLADMFHLNETYLSGLFKQHVGVTFSDYVTGLRIAKAQQLLKENELKLTDIAMLVGYSSSSYFSTVFKKACGKSPKEYREDYLLNMR; encoded by the coding sequence ATGTACAGAGTTATGCTGGTCGATGACGAGAAGGGCATCCGCGACAGCATCAAAGCCAAGATTAACTGGGAAGATGCGGGTTTTCAGATTGCGTATGAGGCATCCGGAGGCGGCGAAGCGCTAGACTTGCTGGAAAAGGGTCCGCTTCCCCACCTTCTTCTCTCCGATATCCGTATGCCGAAAATGAACGGTATTGAGCTGATCTCGCTCTGCAAGGAACGCTATCCGGGACTGCGTACAGCCGTACTGTCGGGTTATTCGGACTTCGAATATTTGAAGGCGGCTATCCAGCTTGGCGTCAAAGACTACCTGCTCAAGCCCGTCGCCCGGGGGGAACTCACCGAGATGCTCGGCAGAATCGCCGAGGATATTCGCTCTGAGCAGGAGCGGCTCCGCGCTTCGGAACAGGAGCGGCATCAGAAGAATGAACAGCTGCTTATGCTGCAGGAGCACTATTTACTGCAGCTGGTTAAAGATGAATGGTACAGTCTCTCCGCCGTCAAGGAGCGGCTGCAGCAGCTTCAGCTCGCTCCTCTGGCAGCGGACGGCTTTAAAGCCCGTTTTGCCGCGGTGGAGATGCGGGTTCCTCCGGACAGACTCGGTGTGAGCCGGGAACGCAGGGACCTGATGAACCTCGCCTTCCAGATGCTGTGCAGGGAGACGGCTTCGCGGCGGGAAGGCATCTATCCGTTTCCGGAGATTGCCCACTCCTCTATGATGTATTTCCTGATCATGATGGAGGACGGCAAGCCGGAGAACAGCGCGAAGAAATTCGTCGCCGAATTGAAACGGAACATCTCCGAATATTTGAATGTGGATAGTGTCGCGGGAATTGGGGAGAAGGCGGAAGGATGGGACGCCCTGAAGAACGGCTATGCCTCCTGTATGCTGGCCTGGAGCCGGAGCACCGTGCATGAGCACAAGGAGAGCGGGCAGACCGGGCTGCTGGAGCTGACGAATGCTTTTACGCCCGAAATGGAGCGCAGGCTGGTCCAAGCCATCGAAAATCTCGATATGCCGGCATTCCGCCGTCAGCTGCAAACCGTTTTTTCCACGGAACGGGATACGCCGGTATTTGCTTTTACATTCCTGGCCCTTCGGATGCTGCTGCTGTTCAGTTCGGTGGCTAAGAAGTTCGAGCTGGGCGACTCCTCACTGCAAAAACATTTATGGAACTGCCAAATGACCATATCGGATTATCAATCCAGAGCAGGGATTATGGGGCAGATCGACGAACTGGCCGGCCTTGTTATGGAAGAGGTCAAGAAGACGCGCTTTTCCAGCGGCCAGCATATCGTGGAGGCCGTCCGCCAATACGTGGAGGAGAACTTCTGTTACGAGCTGAATCTGTCCTCCCTGGCAGATATGTTCCATTTGAACGAAACGTATCTATCGGGCCTGTTCAAGCAGCATGTGGGAGTTACGTTCAGCGATTATGTTACAGGTCTGCGCATCGCAAAAGCCCAGCAGCTGCTGAAGGAGAACGAACTGAAGCTGACGGATATCGCGATGCTTGTCGGCTATTCCAGCTCCAGCTATTTCAGCACCGTCTTCAAGAAGGCATGCGGCAAAAGCCCGAAGGAATACAGGGAAGATTATTTATTGAACATGCGGTGA
- a CDS encoding GH32 C-terminal domain-containing protein translates to MSGKTNKLLCLMALALVMVVSGCEKGGSSKGGEAERESTPNEVTPAPFKFSQDPNYYTELYRPQYHLSPETGNLSDPNGMVFFEGEYHQFYQNSGQWGHAVSTDLIHWQHLPAALLRDSLGEIWSGSAVVDWKDTSGFFDGKPGLVAIFTHFKGGLQSQSLAYSSDRGRTWTKYEGNPVIPNPGLKDFRDPKVFWYEPSKSWTMVVSVDNKVRFYSSPDLKKWEMTGEFGADQGSHVAVWECPDLFELPVEGTKEKKWVLAVSIGNNAATKGSTAQYFVGSFDGKNFTNENEPSKVLWTDYGKDFYAAVSYSDIPESDGRRIYTGWMSNWRYPFNMPTDSWKGNMSVPRVLTLKEVPGEGLRLAQQPAKELDALRGKLVEIPAQELAKGTNPFAGLLGTSYELDAAFDVGADAEFGIKVRKGGGQETVISYKAASSTLTIDRSKSGDSSFEPGFAEKVEAPLKPENGTVKLRLYVDESTLEVFSGDGTTVVSSIIFPDTTSSGLELYLSKGSAKLESAAFYPLKSVWRDEAPDGTNPLRVVLNKSSVDVPAGGSAQAIAGVLPYTAPQKLVWESSDETVAKVVSDGGTTAVVKGIKEGQAEIKARTPDGKIFSVLSAFVYKP, encoded by the coding sequence ATGAGCGGAAAAACAAATAAGCTATTATGCCTGATGGCTCTGGCTCTGGTTATGGTGGTGTCGGGCTGCGAAAAGGGAGGCTCGTCCAAGGGCGGAGAGGCGGAACGTGAAAGCACGCCAAATGAAGTAACGCCGGCGCCTTTCAAATTCAGCCAGGACCCGAATTATTACACCGAGCTGTATCGGCCGCAGTATCATTTGTCACCGGAAACGGGCAATTTGAGCGATCCGAACGGAATGGTCTTTTTCGAGGGGGAGTATCACCAGTTCTACCAGAACAGCGGACAGTGGGGGCATGCGGTCAGCACGGATCTCATTCATTGGCAGCATCTGCCGGCAGCGCTGCTGCGGGATTCGCTCGGAGAGATTTGGTCAGGCAGCGCAGTGGTGGATTGGAAGGATACGAGCGGTTTTTTTGACGGCAAGCCAGGCCTGGTTGCAATATTCACCCATTTCAAGGGCGGATTGCAGTCGCAGAGCCTCGCCTACAGCTCCGACAGAGGCCGGACGTGGACCAAGTATGAAGGGAATCCCGTCATCCCGAACCCTGGCCTCAAGGATTTCAGAGACCCGAAGGTGTTCTGGTATGAACCTTCCAAATCATGGACGATGGTCGTCTCTGTGGACAACAAAGTCAGGTTCTATTCCTCGCCTGATCTGAAGAAGTGGGAGATGACCGGCGAGTTCGGAGCGGATCAAGGTTCGCATGTAGCGGTATGGGAATGCCCGGACCTGTTCGAGCTTCCGGTTGAAGGCACGAAGGAGAAGAAGTGGGTGCTTGCAGTGAGCATCGGCAACAACGCGGCGACCAAAGGCTCCACTGCGCAGTATTTCGTCGGTTCATTCGACGGCAAGAACTTCACGAATGAGAACGAGCCCTCCAAGGTGCTCTGGACCGATTACGGGAAGGATTTCTACGCTGCTGTCTCCTACTCCGACATTCCCGAAAGCGATGGCCGGAGGATTTATACAGGCTGGATGTCCAACTGGCGTTATCCCTTCAATATGCCAACAGATTCCTGGAAAGGCAATATGTCCGTGCCGCGCGTCCTGACGCTCAAAGAAGTTCCGGGAGAAGGCTTAAGGCTTGCGCAGCAGCCGGCCAAGGAACTGGACGCTCTTCGGGGCAAGCTGGTGGAGATACCGGCGCAGGAGCTGGCTAAGGGAACCAACCCCTTTGCCGGGCTGCTGGGCACGTCATATGAGCTGGATGCGGCTTTTGATGTCGGAGCCGATGCGGAATTCGGTATCAAGGTAAGAAAAGGAGGCGGACAGGAGACGGTCATTTCCTACAAGGCGGCTTCCTCCACCCTGACGATCGACCGAAGCAAATCGGGAGACAGCTCGTTTGAACCGGGCTTTGCCGAGAAGGTGGAAGCTCCGCTGAAGCCGGAGAACGGGACCGTCAAGCTGCGCCTCTATGTGGACGAATCCACGCTGGAGGTGTTCTCGGGAGACGGCACCACGGTAGTCTCAAGCATTATCTTTCCGGATACCACAAGCAGCGGCCTGGAGCTGTATCTCTCCAAAGGCAGCGCCAAATTGGAAAGCGCTGCGTTCTATCCCTTGAAGTCCGTATGGCGGGACGAAGCGCCGGATGGAACAAATCCGCTGCGGGTTGTGCTGAATAAATCCAGCGTAGATGTGCCGGCCGGCGGGAGTGCGCAGGCCATCGCGGGAGTGCTGCCATATACCGCGCCGCAGAAGCTGGTCTGGGAATCATCCGACGAGACGGTCGCAAAGGTTGTGAGCGACGGAGGAACGACGGCGGTCGTCAAGGGAATCAAGGAAGGGCAAGCGGAGATCAAGGCGCGGACTCCGGACGGCAAAATCTTTTCCGTGCTCAGCGCATTCGTTTACAAGCCGTAG
- a CDS encoding carbohydrate ABC transporter permease, with protein sequence MNGEEMTAWWFVLPSFALLMIFVFYPMLQAFIISFQNYNLVGGTRSFVGLDNYRTLMTDQSFLASLRHSFYFAIIVIPIQTSISLGMALLIQKKVATTGLFRTIYFIPVVVSTAVAATVFKLIYNKEYGLLNNFLELLHLPTTNFLSNPDTAMNGVIMLGMWKAVGFFMIIFLAGLNNIPQDLYEAAKVDGASKIQQFFRITLPLLNRTTAFVVIITTIDAIKISGLVFVLTNGGPNGATETAVFYIYQMAFKQMQMGYGTAAAFILFAIVLVISLVQMRLFRNQDY encoded by the coding sequence TTGAACGGCGAAGAGATGACCGCATGGTGGTTCGTGCTTCCTTCGTTCGCCCTGCTGATGATCTTTGTGTTCTACCCCATGCTGCAGGCGTTCATTATCAGCTTTCAAAATTATAATCTGGTCGGCGGCACCCGAAGCTTTGTCGGTCTGGACAATTACCGAACGCTGATGACGGATCAATCATTCCTCGCCAGCCTTAGACATTCGTTCTATTTTGCCATCATCGTCATCCCGATTCAGACATCTATTTCGCTTGGGATGGCGCTGCTAATCCAGAAAAAGGTGGCCACAACCGGCCTGTTCCGAACGATCTACTTTATTCCGGTTGTTGTCTCGACGGCGGTAGCCGCGACGGTCTTTAAACTGATCTACAACAAGGAATACGGCCTGCTGAACAATTTCCTGGAGCTATTGCATCTGCCGACGACGAATTTCCTGTCCAATCCGGACACGGCGATGAATGGTGTCATCATGCTTGGCATGTGGAAAGCCGTCGGGTTCTTCATGATCATCTTCCTGGCGGGCCTGAACAACATTCCCCAGGATTTATACGAAGCGGCTAAAGTCGACGGGGCCAGCAAAATCCAGCAGTTCTTCCGGATTACGCTTCCGCTGCTTAACCGCACCACAGCTTTTGTAGTCATCATTACCACGATTGATGCCATCAAGATTTCCGGTCTGGTATTCGTTCTTACCAACGGCGGGCCGAACGGAGCGACTGAAACCGCAGTCTTCTATATTTATCAAATGGCATTCAAGCAAATGCAAATGGGCTACGGAACAGCGGCGGCGTTCATCCTGTTCGCGATCGTACTCGTCATTTCGCTGGTGCAAATGAGACTGTTCCGGAATCAGGATTACTAG
- a CDS encoding carbohydrate ABC transporter permease, with protein sequence MSRIASFVKYTIMIILAIVSIIPIFWMISGASRPYAELFKYSNSFNIHLFVPVHPTLQNFKDVIFNERNPFLTYIGNTLFVASIVTVLVLLINAMSAFAFAKLRFRGKGVVFALFMSAMIIPGEVTLVPNYLLMHNFGWLDSYKALIIPSMLSVFGIFLLRQFFAEVPDEILEAAKIDGASMPRTFLRIVLPAAVPPMITLGLMTFLGNWDSYLWPLIVINDDKKQMIQVAIAAFSSAEGTDWSKILAASTISTVPILIIFLFLQRYYIQGITMSGVKG encoded by the coding sequence ATGAGCCGTATTGCAAGCTTTGTCAAATATACAATAATGATCATCCTTGCCATTGTGTCGATCATTCCGATCTTCTGGATGATATCGGGGGCGTCCCGCCCCTATGCGGAATTGTTCAAATACTCGAACAGCTTCAATATCCATTTGTTCGTGCCGGTGCATCCTACACTGCAGAACTTTAAAGACGTCATTTTCAATGAACGCAATCCGTTCCTAACTTACATCGGCAATACGCTGTTTGTGGCTTCCATCGTTACGGTGCTTGTACTGCTGATCAATGCCATGTCCGCTTTTGCTTTTGCCAAGCTGCGTTTCCGGGGCAAGGGAGTAGTGTTCGCCCTGTTCATGTCAGCCATGATTATTCCCGGGGAAGTAACGCTCGTGCCTAACTATCTGCTTATGCATAACTTCGGCTGGCTTGATTCTTACAAAGCATTGATCATTCCTTCGATGCTGTCCGTATTCGGCATTTTCCTGCTGCGGCAGTTCTTCGCGGAGGTCCCGGACGAAATTCTGGAGGCTGCCAAAATCGACGGAGCGTCCATGCCGCGTACTTTTCTCCGAATTGTTCTGCCTGCGGCTGTACCTCCTATGATCACGCTGGGACTTATGACTTTCCTTGGCAACTGGGATTCCTATTTGTGGCCGCTGATCGTCATCAACGACGACAAGAAGCAGATGATTCAGGTCGCTATAGCCGCGTTCTCCTCGGCAGAGGGAACGGATTGGTCGAAGATTCTTGCGGCAAGCACAATCTCTACTGTGCCGATTCTGATTATTTTCTTGTTCCTTCAACGTTATTACATCCAGGGCATTACGATGTCAGGTGTGAAGGGCTAA
- a CDS encoding carbohydrate kinase family protein, translated as MMTYDAVAIGEFLIDFTPGGISPAGNPLFERNAGGAPVNVLAALARLSKRTAFIGKVGNDPFGHFLQDTLRKEGIDDKGLVFTDRAHTTMAFVHLGEGGERSFHFCRQPGADEALAFEEIDSSLLGSAKVFHFGSVSMTSEPSRSATLGAVREAKERGAWITFDPNWRPALWQDNLHAKLTMEEGLKEADVVKVSEEELFFLTGKSELEAGAEELLERFPVKLLLVTLGAEGSYYRTRKTGGRAASYPVVAVDTTAAGDGFMGAFIGTMLENGLPAWEWSDGELRKALAYANAGGALATTRLGAIASLASHEEIEELVKGAPVTE; from the coding sequence ATGATGACTTACGATGCGGTAGCGATTGGCGAATTTTTGATCGATTTTACACCAGGAGGCATCTCTCCGGCGGGTAATCCGCTGTTCGAGCGCAATGCGGGAGGAGCGCCGGTGAATGTGCTGGCCGCGCTTGCCCGGCTCAGCAAGAGGACGGCGTTTATCGGCAAGGTGGGCAATGATCCTTTCGGACATTTTCTGCAGGACACGCTGAGAAAGGAAGGGATTGACGACAAAGGCTTGGTGTTCACAGACCGTGCTCATACGACGATGGCCTTCGTCCATTTGGGCGAAGGCGGGGAGCGGTCGTTTCACTTCTGCCGGCAGCCCGGAGCGGACGAGGCTCTTGCCTTCGAGGAAATCGACTCTTCGCTTCTCGGAAGTGCCAAGGTATTCCATTTCGGCTCGGTTTCGATGACTTCCGAGCCGTCCCGCAGCGCCACATTGGGCGCTGTAAGGGAAGCCAAAGAACGGGGCGCCTGGATCACTTTTGATCCGAATTGGCGTCCGGCGCTGTGGCAGGATAACCTGCATGCCAAGCTGACGATGGAAGAAGGTCTTAAGGAGGCGGACGTCGTCAAGGTGTCGGAGGAGGAGCTATTCTTTCTCACGGGAAAGAGCGAGCTGGAGGCCGGGGCGGAGGAACTGCTGGAGCGGTTCCCGGTGAAGCTTCTGCTTGTGACGCTCGGTGCAGAAGGCTCCTATTACCGGACCCGGAAGACCGGGGGCAGAGCAGCCTCCTATCCGGTTGTCGCGGTGGACACGACCGCAGCTGGAGACGGCTTCATGGGTGCGTTCATCGGCACTATGCTGGAGAATGGCCTGCCAGCATGGGAGTGGAGCGACGGGGAGCTGCGGAAGGCATTGGCCTATGCAAATGCGGGGGGAGCTCTGGCGACGACGCGCCTTGGAGCCATCGCTTCACTCGCCTCTCACGAGGAGATTGAGGAGCTGGTTAAGGGAGCGCCGGTCACAGAGTAA
- a CDS encoding GH32 C-terminal domain-containing protein codes for MRRSRFKLTAFLLALALGLSGLCSPGSALAAGWAGNTPGYLPVSGTWTQDGTNGLRGVSPGSDNAFNMSTTSVGANFVYEADVKVDASSPHGVASLVFRASANGSKGYVLSLDPNLDRIRLFDYATGTDLDTPFSKTMSDGSSYHLKIAADGSSLKVYADSAQAFSVSDSKYSSGLTGFHVYNGTAYFQNVYVNVLNTNVTGWNASGTWNLTSQGWKGTAASNQNIAAISATSSNDFTYESDVQINDPYALSTLLFRSNADGTQAYGLQIDPNLDRLRLYKTDGNVTLAQADTQVDTGKVYRVRIKAQGSSIKIYWQYDFLNPTGYNPLLTVTDASYTQGFAGIGVYNGSAVFQNILISTLKTNLEGWTPSGGGSWIPQLGGFKGTSSGSSDTYNVAATGMSDFVLEGDLSVDNGTSHGTAGLVFRAASASSGGYVLNIDPNLDRVRLFNRSGGSTIATANMSIDTGRVYHVEIIASGSSIKVYVDGGVTPVISATDSAYTSGVIGLNAFNGTAYFQDVYAADLSQYYNETYRPQYHFTETRNRSSDPNGLVYYQGEYHMFHQQEGEWAHAVSTDLVHWKHLPIAIPRNDAGDAWSGGAVVDLNNSSGLFPGGSGIIAYYTSFNPEKPNGNQKIHIAYSSDKGRTWTDYANNPVVENPGGSNGNWDFRDPKIVWDADHSKWVMVVSGNDNVRFYTSTNLLNWTYASTFGYGAYLHGGIMECPDLFQLPVDGNSANKKWVLVLSTGAVPATQGSASEYFVGSFDGTTFTSDNPASTVLRTEQGKDMYAAMTFDGIPAADGRRISIGWMSNWDYPFSFPTSPWNGQMSVPRELKLTDIAGTGIRLTETPVTEMDALRGAATSISDVTVTPASANPLAAVKGTAYEIDAVLELPTGSTASEFGFQLREGGGQKTVVGYKTGSSEMFVDRSSAGADGFTANFHPVQSTVLPLENGKVKMRIYVDQSSVEAFGNDGKAVFSDMIFPGSARTGLSFYTTGGDVKIVSLDVYPLDNVWRSEPASGSSPQKVVMDQTRVQLAAGSVYRLYADVLPRSATNKTLVWSSSNSAVASVAQADSVSANVTAEAQGRAVITATTQDGGIASSTVVEVGSFTTNLTGWNSTPADSWKVTGDGISGTFDKDSNYMSGVSGADFTYEADVKLDRAGGAGSMIFRANADGSSGYYFNIDPNIKALRLFYKLNGGFSSSQMLANVPATIISGTAYHVKIVTSGTNIKVYFDGASTPVIDVNDATFTSGYFGLNVFGGTASYQNVNKN; via the coding sequence ATGAGAAGATCGAGATTTAAATTAACAGCATTTTTGTTAGCGCTTGCATTGGGGTTGTCGGGTCTGTGTTCTCCCGGGTCCGCTCTGGCGGCGGGATGGGCCGGCAATACGCCCGGCTATTTGCCTGTGTCGGGAACATGGACGCAGGATGGGACGAACGGCCTGCGCGGGGTCAGTCCGGGCTCGGACAATGCGTTTAATATGTCGACGACGTCGGTGGGAGCGAACTTCGTATACGAAGCTGACGTGAAAGTGGACGCTTCATCACCGCATGGCGTGGCCTCGCTGGTCTTTCGGGCGAGCGCGAACGGTTCGAAAGGTTATGTGCTCAGTCTGGACCCGAACCTGGACCGCATTCGTCTGTTTGATTATGCTACGGGAACCGATTTGGATACGCCTTTTTCCAAGACGATGAGCGACGGCAGCTCTTATCATCTAAAGATTGCCGCCGACGGGAGCTCGCTAAAAGTATATGCAGACAGTGCGCAGGCATTCTCTGTAAGCGATTCCAAATATAGCTCGGGGCTTACGGGCTTTCATGTATATAATGGAACCGCCTATTTCCAGAACGTCTATGTGAATGTGCTCAATACGAATGTGACGGGCTGGAATGCTTCGGGTACATGGAACCTGACTTCGCAGGGCTGGAAGGGGACGGCAGCTTCCAATCAGAACATTGCGGCCATCTCTGCCACAAGCTCGAATGATTTCACCTACGAGTCAGATGTGCAGATCAACGACCCGTATGCCCTGAGCACGCTGCTGTTCCGTTCGAATGCGGACGGGACGCAGGCTTACGGACTGCAAATTGATCCGAACCTGGACCGCTTAAGGCTGTATAAGACGGATGGAAATGTCACGCTGGCGCAGGCGGATACGCAGGTGGACACCGGCAAAGTCTATCGCGTCCGGATCAAGGCCCAGGGTTCCTCAATCAAAATATATTGGCAGTATGATTTTTTGAATCCCACCGGATATAATCCGCTGCTCACGGTCACGGACGCTTCTTATACACAGGGCTTTGCGGGGATAGGCGTATATAACGGTTCGGCGGTATTTCAAAATATTCTGATCAGCACCCTGAAGACGAATCTGGAGGGCTGGACGCCTTCAGGCGGCGGCAGCTGGATTCCGCAGCTTGGCGGGTTCAAGGGGACAAGCTCCGGAAGCTCGGATACCTATAATGTAGCGGCAACGGGGATGTCCGACTTTGTACTGGAAGGCGATCTTTCGGTCGATAACGGAACATCGCACGGCACAGCGGGCCTTGTGTTCCGCGCCGCATCCGCATCAAGCGGGGGATACGTGCTGAACATCGACCCGAATCTGGACCGTGTCCGTCTGTTCAACCGCAGCGGGGGAAGCACGATTGCCACGGCCAACATGAGCATTGATACCGGGCGGGTCTATCATGTGGAAATTATTGCAAGCGGTTCCAGCATCAAGGTCTATGTGGACGGCGGGGTGACGCCGGTTATTTCCGCGACTGATTCGGCCTATACGTCCGGCGTCATCGGGCTGAACGCATTCAATGGGACGGCTTATTTTCAAGATGTGTATGCTGCGGATTTAAGCCAATATTACAACGAAACGTACCGGCCGCAGTACCATTTTACAGAAACAAGAAACCGGTCGAGCGACCCGAACGGATTGGTCTACTACCAAGGAGAATATCATATGTTTCATCAGCAGGAAGGGGAATGGGCTCATGCGGTGAGTACCGATCTGGTCCACTGGAAGCATCTGCCGATCGCCATTCCAAGAAATGACGCCGGCGATGCATGGTCAGGCGGGGCTGTGGTGGATTTGAATAATTCTTCCGGTCTGTTCCCTGGCGGCTCCGGCATAATCGCTTATTACACTTCATTTAACCCGGAAAAGCCTAACGGCAACCAAAAGATTCACATCGCGTACAGCAGCGACAAAGGACGCACATGGACGGATTACGCGAACAATCCGGTGGTGGAGAATCCCGGAGGGAGCAACGGGAATTGGGATTTCCGCGATCCGAAGATTGTCTGGGATGCCGATCATTCGAAGTGGGTCATGGTTGTGTCGGGGAACGACAATGTCCGGTTCTATACATCGACAAATCTTCTAAACTGGACGTATGCCAGTACGTTCGGGTATGGCGCTTATCTGCATGGAGGCATCATGGAATGCCCTGACCTGTTCCAGCTGCCCGTTGACGGCAACTCAGCGAACAAGAAATGGGTGCTGGTACTGAGCACCGGCGCAGTCCCGGCTACGCAGGGTTCGGCGTCGGAGTATTTCGTCGGCAGCTTTGACGGTACGACCTTTACCAGTGACAATCCGGCGTCAACCGTGCTGCGGACCGAGCAGGGGAAGGATATGTATGCGGCGATGACGTTCGACGGAATCCCTGCGGCCGACGGGCGCCGGATCTCCATCGGCTGGATGTCGAACTGGGATTATCCCTTCAGCTTCCCGACCTCCCCGTGGAACGGTCAGATGTCCGTGCCACGGGAACTGAAGCTGACCGACATTGCCGGAACCGGCATCCGGCTTACGGAGACGCCTGTCACTGAAATGGATGCGCTCCGGGGTGCGGCAACCTCGATAAGCGACGTTACCGTGACTCCGGCGAGCGCGAATCCGCTCGCGGCGGTTAAGGGCACGGCCTATGAAATCGATGCGGTGCTGGAGCTGCCAACGGGCAGTACGGCATCCGAATTCGGCTTCCAGCTTCGGGAAGGCGGAGGCCAGAAGACGGTCGTTGGCTATAAGACAGGTTCGTCTGAAATGTTCGTGGATCGCTCATCCGCAGGAGCAGACGGGTTCACGGCCAACTTCCATCCCGTACAAAGTACGGTTCTTCCGCTGGAAAATGGCAAAGTCAAGATGCGGATTTACGTTGATCAATCCTCTGTCGAGGCATTCGGAAACGACGGTAAAGCGGTCTTCTCGGATATGATTTTCCCCGGATCGGCACGTACCGGCCTTAGCTTTTATACGACCGGCGGCGATGTCAAAATCGTCTCGCTGGATGTTTATCCGCTGGATAATGTCTGGCGGTCCGAACCCGCCTCCGGCTCTTCGCCGCAGAAGGTTGTCATGGACCAAACCCGTGTTCAACTGGCGGCAGGCTCCGTCTACCGGCTGTACGCGGATGTGCTTCCGCGCTCGGCAACCAATAAGACACTGGTGTGGAGCTCCAGTAATTCGGCGGTAGCGTCGGTAGCTCAGGCCGATTCGGTCAGCGCAAACGTCACGGCAGAGGCGCAGGGCAGAGCCGTCATAACCGCTACGACGCAGGATGGCGGAATTGCCTCGTCGACAGTCGTCGAGGTGGGCTCTTTTACAACGAATTTAACCGGCTGGAACAGTACTCCTGCGGACTCCTGGAAGGTCACGGGCGACGGCATCTCCGGCACATTCGATAAAGACAGCAATTACATGTCCGGTGTAAGCGGCGCCGACTTTACTTATGAAGCGGATGTGAAGCTGGACCGGGCCGGAGGAGCGGGTTCGATGATTTTCCGGGCCAACGCCGACGGCTCAAGCGGTTATTATTTTAACATCGATCCTAATATCAAGGCGCTGCGGCTGTTCTACAAGCTGAATGGCGGTTTCTCCTCCAGTCAGATGCTAGCTAACGTCCCGGCGACGATTATTTCCGGTACGGCCTATCATGTTAAAATCGTGACCTCGGGGACGAATATTAAGGTGTACTTCGATGGCGCTTCAACACCGGTCATAGATGTAAACGACGCCACGTTCACCAGCGGTTATTTCGGACTTAACGTGTTTGGGGGAACAGCCAGCTACCAGAATGTGAATAAAAATTAA